Proteins from a genomic interval of Rhodococcus rhodochrous:
- a CDS encoding mycofactocin-coupled SDR family oxidoreductase yields the protein MARMTGKVALITGAAGGLGRACATRLAEEGADIVALDLPGGRTEAELDETARLVRATGRRIVTGTADVRDFDAVVAAVRAGVSELGPLDVVVANAGISDNPGPSWEIDDEIWNRSIDVNLTGTWHTVKAGVAELDPAGGSVIIVSSTAAIKAVPGASHYSAAKHAVTGLAKTLANELGPRAIRVNTVHPGAAATPMTLNPATFARLRPDLEAPTADDAAEVLSTKTLLRVPWVEPADVSNAVLFLASDESRYVTGLQMVVDGGLTQKVA from the coding sequence ATGGCACGGATGACCGGGAAGGTCGCGCTGATCACGGGCGCCGCAGGTGGGCTGGGGCGCGCATGCGCGACGCGGCTGGCGGAGGAGGGTGCCGACATCGTCGCGCTGGATCTGCCGGGTGGTCGCACGGAGGCCGAACTGGACGAAACCGCTCGCCTCGTCCGCGCGACGGGCCGCCGGATCGTCACCGGAACAGCGGACGTCCGCGACTTCGACGCGGTGGTCGCAGCGGTGCGGGCCGGAGTGTCCGAGCTCGGCCCGCTCGACGTCGTCGTCGCGAACGCCGGCATCAGCGACAATCCGGGCCCGTCCTGGGAGATCGACGACGAGATCTGGAACCGGTCGATCGACGTCAACCTCACCGGAACGTGGCACACCGTCAAAGCCGGTGTCGCCGAACTCGATCCCGCCGGTGGTTCGGTGATCATCGTCAGCTCGACCGCCGCGATCAAGGCCGTACCGGGAGCGTCGCACTACTCGGCGGCGAAGCACGCGGTCACGGGTCTGGCCAAGACCCTGGCGAACGAACTCGGACCGCGGGCGATCCGCGTCAACACCGTTCATCCGGGTGCGGCGGCGACACCGATGACGCTCAACCCCGCGACCTTCGCGCGGTTGCGTCCCGATCTCGAGGCGCCCACCGCCGACGACGCCGCGGAGGTGCTGTCGACGAAGACGCTGTTGCGCGTGCCGTGGGTCGAACCGGCCGACGTGAGCAATGCGGTGTTGTTCCTCGCATCCGACGAATCCCGTTACGTCACCGGCCTGCAGATGGTCGTCGACGGCGGCCTGACCCAGAAGGTGGCGTGA
- a CDS encoding Rieske 2Fe-2S domain-containing protein gives MSIDTARSTPDDDVEIREIQAAAAPTRFARGWHCLGLLRDFQDGKPHSIEAFGTKLVVFADSKGQLNVLDAYCRHMGGDLSRGEVKGDSIACPFHDWRWNGKGKCTDIPYARRVPPIAKTRAWTTLERNGQLYVWNDPQGNPPPEDVTIPEIAGYGTDEWTDWSWKSLRIKGSHCREIVDNVVDMAHFFYIHYSFPRYFKNVFEGHTATQYMHSTGREDVISGTNYDDPNAELRSEATYFGPSYMIDWLESDANGQTIETVLINCHYPVSNNEFVLQYGAIVKKLPGVSDEMAAGMAAQFAEGVQLGFEQDVEIWKNKAPIDNPLLSEEDGPVYQLRRWYQQFYVDVEDITEDMTKRFEFEIDTTRAVASWQKEVAENLAKQAEDSTATP, from the coding sequence ATGTCCATCGACACCGCACGCTCCACACCGGACGACGACGTCGAGATCCGCGAGATCCAGGCCGCGGCCGCTCCCACCCGCTTCGCCCGTGGCTGGCACTGCCTCGGCCTGCTCCGCGACTTCCAGGACGGCAAGCCGCACTCCATCGAGGCCTTCGGCACCAAGCTGGTCGTGTTCGCCGACAGCAAGGGGCAGCTCAACGTCCTCGACGCCTACTGCCGGCACATGGGTGGCGACCTGAGCCGCGGCGAGGTCAAGGGCGACTCGATCGCGTGCCCGTTCCACGACTGGCGCTGGAACGGCAAGGGCAAGTGCACCGACATCCCCTACGCCCGGCGTGTCCCGCCGATCGCAAAGACCCGCGCCTGGACGACCCTCGAGCGCAACGGCCAGCTGTACGTGTGGAACGACCCGCAGGGCAATCCGCCGCCGGAGGACGTCACCATCCCGGAGATCGCCGGCTACGGCACCGACGAGTGGACGGACTGGAGCTGGAAGAGCCTGCGTATCAAGGGTTCGCACTGCCGCGAGATCGTCGACAACGTCGTCGACATGGCGCACTTCTTCTACATCCACTACTCGTTCCCGCGCTACTTCAAGAACGTCTTCGAGGGCCACACCGCCACGCAGTACATGCACTCGACCGGTCGCGAGGACGTCATCAGCGGCACCAACTACGACGACCCCAACGCCGAACTGCGTTCGGAAGCGACCTATTTCGGCCCGTCGTACATGATCGACTGGCTCGAATCCGATGCCAACGGCCAGACCATCGAGACGGTGCTCATCAACTGCCACTACCCGGTGAGCAACAACGAGTTCGTGCTGCAGTACGGCGCGATCGTCAAGAAGCTCCCGGGTGTGTCGGACGAGATGGCCGCCGGGATGGCCGCACAGTTCGCCGAGGGTGTGCAGCTCGGTTTCGAGCAGGACGTCGAGATCTGGAAGAACAAGGCACCCATCGACAATCCGCTGCTGTCCGAGGAGGACGGCCCGGTCTACCAGCTGCGTCGCTGGTACCAGCAGTTCTACGTCGATGTCGAGGACATCACCGAGGACATGACCAAGCGCTTCGAGTTCGAGATCGACACCACCCGGGCGGTCGCGAGCTGGCAGAAGGAGGTCGCGGAGAACCTCGCGAAGCAGGCCGAAGACTCGACCGCGACCCCCTAG
- a CDS encoding acyl-CoA dehydrogenase family protein has protein sequence MSYEVLAGIEAAADDIFVEGVEAERIGKVADATVKRMKESGSIRMLQPKEHGGFESHPREFAETVMRMASLNPSAGWVHGIVGVHPWQLAFADPRVQQEVWGEDQDTWLASPYMPGGMCVPVDGGYKFSGRWSFSSGTDHCDWAFLGAMACNPDGSVQMPPRMLHVIIPRSDYRIIDDSWDVVGLRGTGSKDVVVEDAFVPDYRVMDCDEVIDGTAVRKYGRTESLYLMPWSNMFPLGITSATIGICEGLLHHANEYQRERINPQGTAVKDDPYTLFAIGEATAKLRSARDSLLANVDRMWDIVDSGRTPTFEQRALGRETQVNAAWQAVTAVDQVYARCGGNALRMDKPMQRFWRDAHAGLHHAIHVPGTVYHAATLSGLGVDPQGPLRAMI, from the coding sequence ATGAGCTACGAAGTCCTGGCCGGCATCGAGGCCGCGGCCGACGACATCTTCGTCGAAGGTGTCGAGGCCGAACGAATCGGCAAGGTCGCCGACGCGACCGTCAAGCGCATGAAGGAGTCCGGCTCCATCCGCATGCTGCAGCCCAAGGAGCACGGCGGTTTCGAGTCGCATCCACGCGAGTTCGCCGAGACGGTCATGCGGATGGCGTCGCTCAATCCTTCGGCCGGCTGGGTCCACGGCATCGTGGGCGTGCATCCCTGGCAGCTCGCGTTCGCCGATCCCAGGGTCCAGCAGGAGGTCTGGGGCGAGGACCAGGACACGTGGCTCGCGTCGCCGTACATGCCGGGCGGCATGTGTGTGCCGGTCGACGGCGGCTACAAGTTCTCCGGCAGGTGGTCGTTCTCTTCGGGTACCGACCACTGCGACTGGGCGTTCCTCGGCGCGATGGCGTGCAATCCGGACGGCAGCGTGCAGATGCCGCCGCGCATGCTGCACGTGATCATCCCGCGGTCCGACTACCGGATCATTGACGACTCGTGGGACGTCGTGGGTCTGCGCGGGACGGGGTCGAAGGACGTCGTCGTCGAGGACGCGTTCGTGCCGGACTACCGCGTCATGGACTGCGACGAGGTCATCGACGGCACCGCCGTCCGCAAGTACGGCCGCACCGAGTCGCTGTACCTGATGCCGTGGTCGAACATGTTCCCGCTCGGGATCACCTCGGCCACCATCGGCATCTGCGAGGGCCTGCTGCACCACGCCAACGAGTACCAGCGCGAGCGCATCAACCCCCAGGGCACGGCCGTCAAGGACGATCCCTACACCCTGTTCGCGATCGGTGAGGCCACGGCGAAACTGCGGTCGGCGCGGGATTCGTTGCTCGCCAACGTCGATCGCATGTGGGACATCGTCGACTCCGGGAGGACGCCGACCTTCGAGCAGCGTGCCCTCGGCCGCGAGACCCAGGTGAACGCCGCCTGGCAGGCCGTCACGGCCGTCGACCAGGTCTACGCCCGGTGCGGCGGTAACGCCTTGCGGATGGACAAGCCGATGCAGCGGTTCTGGCGCGACGCGCACGCCGGTCTGCACCACGCGATCCACGTCCCGGGCACGGTCTACCACGCGGCGACGCTGAGCGGCCTCGGCGTGGACCCGCAGGGTCCGCTGCGGGCGATGATCTGA
- the bphC gene encoding biphenyl-2,3-diol 1,2-dioxygenase, whose protein sequence is MSKPDVGSFGTDIRGLGYVRIQTNDMERWRKFAFEVLGFAQGSGPEENALYLRMDERSARIVVVPGEDDRVVTIGWEVRDRAALARVQAAVEAAGVAVKPLSVEEADLRRVEEVITFQDPSGATLEVFHGPVLDHSPVVTPFGARFVTGAQGLGHVVLPVTDINGTFDFYTEVLGFLPRGAFRLPAPPEFGPMRLRFLGVNQRHHSLALIPAPHGGAPGLIHLMVEVDTLDAVGQALDRVVKDGFSVSSTLGRHTNDKMVSFYVRAPGGWDIEFGTDGQLVDETFYTSEEITADSYWGHDWSGSEPLAAM, encoded by the coding sequence ATGAGCAAGCCCGACGTCGGCAGTTTCGGCACCGACATCCGCGGTCTGGGATACGTGAGGATCCAGACGAACGACATGGAGCGCTGGCGGAAGTTCGCCTTCGAGGTCCTCGGCTTCGCCCAGGGGTCCGGGCCGGAGGAGAACGCGCTGTACCTGCGCATGGACGAGCGCAGCGCGCGCATCGTGGTGGTGCCGGGCGAGGACGACAGGGTCGTCACGATCGGCTGGGAGGTCCGCGACCGCGCGGCCCTGGCACGCGTCCAGGCAGCCGTCGAGGCGGCCGGGGTGGCCGTCAAGCCGCTGTCGGTCGAGGAAGCCGACCTGCGCCGGGTGGAGGAGGTCATCACCTTCCAGGACCCGAGCGGCGCGACCCTCGAGGTCTTCCACGGCCCGGTGCTCGACCACAGCCCGGTGGTCACGCCGTTCGGGGCGAGGTTCGTGACGGGCGCGCAGGGACTCGGCCACGTCGTCCTGCCGGTCACCGACATCAACGGCACCTTCGACTTCTACACCGAGGTCCTCGGCTTCCTGCCGCGCGGTGCCTTCCGGTTGCCGGCACCGCCGGAGTTCGGGCCGATGCGCCTGCGCTTCCTGGGCGTCAACCAGCGCCATCACAGCCTCGCGCTGATCCCGGCTCCGCACGGTGGCGCCCCGGGGCTGATCCACCTCATGGTCGAGGTCGACACCCTCGACGCGGTCGGCCAGGCTCTCGACCGAGTCGTCAAGGACGGTTTCTCGGTGTCGTCGACGCTGGGCCGCCACACCAACGACAAGATGGTGTCGTTCTACGTCCGCGCTCCCGGCGGTTGGGACATCGAGTTCGGTACGGACGGGCAGCTCGTGGACGAGACCTTCTACACGTCCGAGGAGATCACCGCCGACAGCTACTGGGGCCACGACTGGTCCGGCAGCGAGCCGCTCGCCGCCATGTAG
- a CDS encoding IclR family transcriptional regulator, giving the protein MTAPATADSTPTAILERISLVLDAFDGPGRLTLAQVVRRTGLPRSSAHRMLERLVEMRWLRREGRDYELGTRLMELGSIAVHQNRLHSAAAPILHDLHRATGYVVHLGVLDGPDVLYLDKVGGRLATELPTRVGSRYPARNSAIGKALLAYTPHSTDDLADLTPELRKVRETGVAYEVARISGGIGIIAVPIGPVGDVVAALSICGPTSHLKFDHRHAAPVRMAANAIHRSLTGRPRTAPVVPRPRHQGLSAAAAQPRLQYA; this is encoded by the coding sequence GTGACCGCACCCGCGACTGCAGACTCCACCCCCACCGCAATTCTCGAACGGATCTCGCTCGTCCTGGACGCCTTCGACGGCCCCGGACGGCTCACGCTCGCCCAGGTCGTCAGGCGAACCGGGCTGCCCCGCTCGTCCGCTCATCGGATGCTCGAACGACTCGTCGAGATGCGGTGGTTGCGCCGCGAGGGCCGCGACTACGAACTCGGCACCCGTTTGATGGAGCTCGGTTCGATCGCCGTCCACCAGAACCGCCTGCACAGCGCCGCCGCCCCGATCCTGCACGACCTGCACCGCGCCACCGGATACGTCGTGCACCTCGGCGTACTCGACGGACCCGACGTGCTCTACCTCGACAAGGTCGGTGGCCGGCTCGCCACCGAGCTGCCCACCCGCGTCGGCAGTCGCTATCCCGCACGCAATTCCGCGATCGGCAAGGCCCTGCTCGCCTACACCCCGCACAGCACCGACGACCTCGCCGATCTCACCCCCGAACTGCGCAAGGTCCGCGAGACGGGCGTGGCGTACGAGGTGGCCCGGATCTCCGGCGGGATCGGCATCATCGCCGTCCCGATCGGCCCCGTCGGCGATGTCGTCGCCGCCCTGTCCATCTGCGGGCCGACCAGCCACCTCAAGTTCGACCACCGCCACGCCGCCCCGGTCCGTATGGCGGCGAACGCGATCCACCGATCTCTCACCGGACGCCCCCGCACTGCGCCGGTCGTGCCGCGGCCGCGCCACCAGGGCCTCTCCGCAGCGGCGGCACAGCCCCGCCTGCAGTACGCCTGA
- a CDS encoding PadR family transcriptional regulator, giving the protein MPETEPVADASDDSYPSLPATSWAVLGMLTFGEGLTGYDLKKWADWSIGFFYWSPSVSQIYAELKKLEAAGLAESEMVSEPGERGRRVYRITERGTRAVRNWSRAAPVEQPVLKHGLMLRLWMGHLNEPDELKKLVRSHIENMESMRERAKLHGDHANREPAWAFSRMSLVWSERYFQAEIDLAKQVLADIDEAAETFSSVQDRDELGNPVPQVAGSWRDVEDFVLGLERRERS; this is encoded by the coding sequence ATGCCCGAGACCGAGCCTGTCGCCGATGCTTCCGACGACAGCTACCCGTCGTTGCCCGCCACGAGTTGGGCCGTTCTGGGCATGCTCACCTTCGGTGAGGGACTCACCGGCTACGACCTGAAGAAGTGGGCGGACTGGAGCATCGGCTTCTTCTACTGGAGTCCGTCCGTCAGCCAGATCTACGCCGAACTCAAGAAGCTCGAGGCGGCGGGACTGGCAGAGTCGGAGATGGTGTCCGAGCCGGGGGAGCGTGGCCGCCGGGTCTACCGCATCACCGAACGCGGCACCCGTGCCGTGCGGAACTGGTCGCGGGCGGCGCCCGTCGAGCAGCCGGTCCTCAAGCACGGTCTCATGCTGCGACTGTGGATGGGGCATCTCAACGAGCCCGACGAACTGAAGAAGCTCGTCCGGTCGCACATCGAGAACATGGAGTCCATGCGGGAGCGGGCGAAGCTGCACGGCGATCACGCCAACCGCGAACCGGCATGGGCGTTCTCCCGGATGAGCCTGGTCTGGTCCGAACGCTACTTCCAGGCCGAGATCGATCTGGCGAAGCAGGTCCTGGCCGACATCGACGAGGCGGCCGAGACCTTCTCGTCCGTCCAGGACCGCGACGAACTGGGCAATCCCGTTCCGCAGGTCGCCGGGTCCTGGCGCGACGTGGAGGACTTCGTGCTGGGGCTCGAACGGCGCGAGCGCAGCTGA